Part of the Candidatus Nomurabacteria bacterium genome is shown below.
CAAATAATTTACTACCGTATATTAGCCAAGTTGCTGTGGGTAAGCGCACCGAGCTTAGTGTATACGGCGACGATTATGCCACAAAAGACGGTACGGGCGTGCGTGATTATATTCATGTTGTAGACCTCGCAAACGCCCACATAGCAGCATTACATCATGGTGGCAAAAAAGATACATACCTTGCATACAACATTGGTACTGGGCAGGGTGCGTCTGTGTTAGACGTTATTGCTTCTTTTGAAAAGGCAAGTAACAAACATATACCATATAAAATAGCACCAAGACGGCCGGGTGACATCGCTGCCTGCTATGCCGACCCATCAAAAGCTAATAAAGAACTTAAATGGCACGCAGAAAAAACCATAGATGATGCTTGCAAAGACGCCTGGCGCTGGCAGGCCAATAATCCAAATGGCTATAATGTTATTGGCAAAATTTAAGCCTTAATAATTTTTGTAACCTTTTTAACCATTGCATCTAGTTCTTGTTGAGTTTTTGCTTCTGCATTTAGGCGCAGTAGTGGCTCTGTATTGCTCGCCCGTACATTAAACCAACCACTATCAAATTGTACAGTTATACCATCTAGCTCATCTATTTTTTTGCCAGCATAAGCAGTTTTTATGTCTAAAAGCACGGCTTCTTTATTGGTAACTTCAAAATTAGTTTCTGGTATCTGTACGTACGCTCTTCTATACGGTGCAGCTAACGCACTTAGCGTTTTACCACTAGTAGAAAGTACGTACAACCCTATAACTGCAGCAATCAGCCCACTATCTGCATAGTAATTGTCTTTAAAATAATAATGACCACTATGTTCACCTGCCATTACGGCCGCATGTTTTCTCATATCTGCTTTTATATAGCTGTGGCCAACTTTTGTACGTATTGCCTTGCCACCATTGTTTTCTATAGTATTAGCCGCTGCTTTACCACAAATTGCATTGTACAAGATAGTTGCGCCAGGGTTTTTTTGCAAAAAATAATCTGCCAATAATGCTGTCAGCACCGTACCTGTTAATGCTTCGCCAGTTTCATCAATTAGTACTGCCCTGTCGCCATCACCATCAAAAGCAATGCCTGCGTCACAGCTGTACGCACTAATAGCTTTCTTA
Proteins encoded:
- a CDS encoding phosphomannomutase/phosphoglucomutase, giving the protein MQEILDEIFKAYDIRGKVGTELTPEVVEKIGYIFSNWLQGNGAIAVGRDMRPDSAELANALINGVRKSGRDVIDIGQVTSDMIYFAVGNYHLAGGAMITASHNPGEYNGIKLCKEEARPIGVESGLLDIKNEVLALTSLETDEYGNCIEKDITEDWINHVLGFVNTNKLKPLKIAVDAGNGMAGKIFPELEPYVPFDVHEMFFELDGTFPNHIANPLEPKNLVDIKKAISAYSCDAGIAFDGDGDRAVLIDETGEALTGTVLTALLADYFLQKNPGATILYNAICGKAAANTIENNGGKAIRTKVGHSYIKADMRKHAAVMAGEHSGHYYFKDNYYADSGLIAAVIGLYVLSTSGKTLSALAAPYRRAYVQIPETNFEVTNKEAVLLDIKTAYAGKKIDELDGITVQFDSGWFNVRASNTEPLLRLNAEAKTQQELDAMVKKVTKIIKA